One window from the genome of Methyloradius palustris encodes:
- a CDS encoding calcium-binding protein yields the protein MSYLKLAEEVVEAADQAKSLDDFLKTVTDSAGQEQAIDALKAFMGAAATGLAGLAGAPLIPAIGIGLILGYGAEYVIDHLPTPRTMTDEEFWAEWQMNRNLRLGNYGINAGVSTAFKKFSNFPQRSDPFTLDLNGNGVETTGISNTNPILFDVDADGIKTSTGWVAPSDGLLVMDRNGNGYIDNGRELFGDATLKSNGQLAADGFDAIADQDTNQDGIVSSLDDNWDNLLVWRDLNQDGISQANELTSLNTLGIASINVTSVEHNTLLNNGNVLADLGTFTYSDGTSGTAGTAANLADVNLVQDTFNSEFTDHIPLTTQAATLPDLQGSGQVRDLREAASLSPSLAALLTQFASATRAEQHILIDAILKAWSDTSTMATTFTGAYAGHNLTVDMQTWYTGIITGSADYQAMVDKLTIMEHFNGRTYQPIPTGTDDVTLTLWHNAQYLLNQSYDELKNSVFNSLHISGVYDTLVKPMLDKIGLVISDTGFSLDFSELNADFNARIALNPSDGILDLIDFYSATKSDLRGSGWQGQQMILDFLTTHTLTSEIGIAASNAGLFLRGYTAWNDGNGSTGDDYIRGNDQPNTISGASGNDTIIGGNGYDSLDGGDGNDIISGGGYNDNLNGGDGDDTLIGGVGNDYLVGGNGNDTYRFSLGDGQDYIDNTVNSIVHQDTIQFTNVDSASLTSLTRSGNNLIINYGTSDSITLWNRFYVSNVGASFDQFIFSDGAYFTLPQLYGAYAINLTSDSDNVSFDTFAVEPHFTYTANMHILAGAGNDTVSSGVGNDTLEGGDGNDSLTSGNGNDLLVGGAGADTLNGGIGIDTASYLTSTAGVQVNLLTGASHGGDAEGDYLVGIENLIGSSNSDVLTGNAGNNLLDGQAGADTLTGGAGDDTYIVDDLGDVVIENVNEGIDTIKASISYTLGDYVENLTLTGSTANNATGNALSNIIQGNAANNIILGNGGNDTLIGGAGDDTYIVDDLGDVVIENAYEGIDIIKTSVSYTLGDYVENLTLTGSTAINATGNALSNIIQGNAANNIILGNGGNDTLIGGAGDDFLDGGTGSDTYVFSKGDGVDVISSSDSSDKISFLDVGVNELTSLDQIGNDLVIKYGDSDVLTIQSYFSSPDNSIMSFWFSDQALRFSQPPTLSDLRATFLLTDGGTNTGPILGTSNDDYLGGAYYAAEIRGLGGNDTLSGGSYNGVKFNDTLVGGIGNDELWGGGGDDTYVFNLGDGQDSINNSGDVASTTRGILKFGSGILSSQISLSVSNYDLTFAIDGTSDQVTIMGWTAGSLFQIREIQFDDGTNWNAEYINSMIHAGNDTLTSSSYSPSDYINGYAGDDALYGQGGNDTLEGGIGNDYLSGKGGSDTYLFGLGDGQDTINNYDDSATASTSVDTLKFAAGISTSDISFSINGTDLVLSIANTTDQITIQNWTVSQSYHIQQIEFANGSIWDAAAIEDFVANIGDSGGGDGGTGGGSGSTTVVNGTEGDDYISAFTTDAQLISGLAGNDTIFGSLGQDTLEGNAGNDYLSGGGASDTYLFNLGDGQDTISNYDDLATTSIDTLKFGTGIAASDVTVGVSGDDLILSIGASTDQVILQSWNIDQKYRHQQVVFADGTTWDSTYLSNEYLIAKLSGDDYLSPYSTDDQILKGFAGNDTIFGSLGNDTLEGGIGNDYLNGQTGSDTYIFNLGDGQDIINNYDDSATDSLKFGTGISESDITIGLSGSDLILSIANTTDQITIQNWGYGQDYRLDQVEFADGTSWDSAYLNDQYLRVKLSGDDYLSLDTTDDQLLKGFTGNDTIYGSLGNDTLEGGIGNDYLGGQGGSDTYLFGLGDGQDTINNYDDSSTATTSVDTLKFGAGISTSDISFTINGSDLILSIANTTDQITIQNWTVSQSYKLQQIEFANGSIWDAVAIEGLVAGGGDGGGGDPGDGGNGGDGGGAGNGNVINGTEDSDYFTAIDDNPAYLKGLGGDDTIIGYTGNDTLEGGAGNDFLMGQTGNDTYKFNLGDGQDIIGDYDATPGNIDTLHFGAGINASDISFTLQGVDLVLGISGTDDQVKIADWGYGQDHYIENVQFADGTVWDNGYLNTQYLQALLSGDDYLTAPDDQDALVRGFAGNDTLWGFAGNDTLEGGTGNDYLAGQVGNDLYRFNIGDGQDTIGEYDSTPGNTDTLSFGENISSSDIIFSTQGSDLILGISGTSDQVTLLNWSYGSDYRIETVQFNNGTVWDADYLNTEYLKSSLSGDDYLTPPDNQDALLRGFAGNDTIWSFDGNDTLAGGTGNDFLAGQLGNDTYIFNAGDGQDTVYDWDQNSDPSNVDTLKFGAGIGYDQLWFTQSDNNLEISVIGTTDKTIIQDWYSGSSYHVEEIATADGNHTLIDTQVQNLVNAMAGLTPPAAGQTSLPPAYQAQLAPVLAANWS from the coding sequence ATGAGCTATCTAAAATTGGCTGAAGAAGTTGTTGAGGCAGCAGATCAGGCAAAAAGCCTCGATGATTTTCTAAAAACGGTAACCGACTCTGCTGGCCAAGAGCAGGCGATTGACGCATTAAAGGCTTTTATGGGTGCCGCCGCTACGGGATTGGCAGGTCTTGCAGGCGCACCTTTAATTCCCGCAATAGGTATTGGCCTTATTCTTGGGTATGGGGCGGAGTATGTTATTGACCATTTACCAACACCAAGGACCATGACAGATGAAGAGTTTTGGGCCGAGTGGCAAATGAATAGAAATTTAAGGCTTGGTAATTATGGAATTAATGCTGGTGTATCAACCGCTTTCAAAAAATTTAGCAATTTTCCTCAGCGCAGTGACCCCTTTACTTTAGATCTCAATGGCAACGGTGTAGAAACGACAGGCATCTCTAATACCAATCCGATTCTCTTTGATGTAGATGCAGACGGTATAAAAACTAGTACTGGTTGGGTCGCACCTAGTGATGGGCTGTTAGTGATGGACAGAAACGGAAACGGTTACATAGACAATGGACGTGAACTTTTTGGTGATGCAACCCTTAAAAGCAACGGTCAACTTGCTGCGGACGGCTTTGATGCTATCGCCGACCAGGATACCAACCAAGATGGAATAGTCAGCAGTCTCGATGATAACTGGGATAACCTCCTAGTCTGGCGAGACCTCAATCAGGACGGCATCAGCCAGGCGAACGAACTCACTAGCCTAAATACTCTTGGTATTGCCAGCATCAATGTCACTAGTGTGGAACATAACACCCTGCTAAATAATGGCAACGTGCTCGCCGACCTTGGCACCTTTACTTACAGCGACGGTACTAGCGGTACCGCAGGCACCGCTGCCAACTTGGCTGACGTTAATCTTGTGCAAGATACATTTAATTCGGAATTTACGGACCATATCCCTCTCACAACACAGGCAGCAACCTTGCCCGACCTGCAAGGCAGTGGGCAAGTACGCGATCTACGAGAAGCCGCAAGCCTCTCACCTAGCCTTGCAGCCTTATTGACCCAATTTGCTAGCGCCACCAGAGCAGAACAGCATATACTCATCGATGCTATTCTCAAGGCTTGGTCAGATACCAGCACCATGGCCACTACTTTCACTGGCGCATATGCTGGACATAACCTTACTGTCGATATGCAAACTTGGTACACCGGAATTATTACTGGTAGTGCAGATTATCAGGCCATGGTTGACAAGCTCACCATCATGGAACATTTTAATGGTAGAACTTACCAACCAATTCCGACAGGCACGGATGATGTCACATTAACTCTTTGGCATAACGCACAATACTTATTGAATCAGAGTTACGATGAGTTAAAGAATTCAGTCTTTAATAGCCTCCATATATCGGGTGTCTATGACACTTTAGTTAAGCCTATGCTAGATAAAATTGGTCTAGTAATCTCCGATACAGGTTTTTCATTAGATTTCAGCGAATTAAATGCCGATTTCAATGCTCGCATTGCATTAAATCCTAGTGATGGAATCCTTGATTTGATAGATTTTTACAGTGCAACAAAGTCCGATTTGCGTGGGAGTGGTTGGCAGGGTCAGCAGATGATATTGGACTTTTTAACAACTCACACACTTACTTCAGAAATTGGTATCGCTGCCTCAAATGCTGGACTTTTCTTAAGAGGCTATACCGCATGGAACGATGGCAATGGAAGTACAGGTGATGATTATATTAGGGGTAATGATCAGCCCAATACAATTTCTGGTGCCTCAGGTAACGATACGATCATAGGTGGAAACGGATATGACTCTTTAGATGGTGGTGATGGTAATGATATTATTTCTGGCGGTGGTTATAACGACAATCTAAATGGAGGTGACGGCGATGACACACTTATTGGTGGCGTTGGTAATGATTATTTAGTCGGTGGTAATGGCAATGATACCTATCGGTTTAGTCTCGGCGATGGGCAAGATTATATAGACAATACTGTTAATAGTATCGTACATCAGGATACCATCCAGTTCACTAATGTGGACTCGGCAAGCTTGACCTCATTAACACGCTCAGGAAATAACTTAATAATCAATTATGGTACGAGTGACAGTATCACTTTGTGGAACCGCTTTTACGTATCAAATGTAGGTGCAAGCTTTGATCAATTCATCTTTAGTGATGGCGCATATTTTACATTGCCGCAGTTGTACGGCGCATATGCAATCAATTTGACCTCTGATTCTGATAATGTAAGTTTCGATACCTTTGCAGTAGAGCCTCATTTCACCTACACCGCCAACATGCATATTCTGGCTGGGGCGGGTAATGATACTGTCTCGAGTGGTGTAGGTAACGATACGTTAGAAGGTGGGGATGGTAACGACAGTCTGACTAGCGGCAATGGCAACGATCTATTAGTCGGAGGTGCTGGTGCTGATACTTTAAACGGTGGGATAGGCATAGACACGGCAAGTTATCTAACTTCAACTGCTGGAGTTCAGGTAAATCTCCTAACAGGAGCTAGTCATGGTGGGGATGCCGAGGGCGATTACCTTGTTGGCATAGAGAATCTGATTGGTTCCAGCAATAGTGATGTATTGACAGGAAATGCTGGCAATAATCTGCTTGATGGTCAGGCTGGTGCAGATACTCTGACTGGTGGTGCTGGTGACGACACTTATATCGTAGATGACCTTGGCGATGTGGTGATTGAGAATGTTAATGAAGGCATCGATACTATAAAAGCGAGTATCAGCTATACCCTCGGTGATTACGTAGAGAACCTTACCTTGACTGGCAGCACTGCTAATAATGCTACCGGCAACGCGCTGAGCAATATCATTCAGGGAAATGCCGCTAATAATATTATTCTGGGAAATGGCGGGAATGACACCTTGATTGGTGGTGCTGGTGACGACACTTATATCGTAGATGACCTTGGCGATGTCGTAATTGAGAATGCCTATGAAGGCATCGATATTATCAAAACGAGTGTCAGCTATACCCTCGGTGATTACGTAGAGAACCTTACCTTGACTGGCAGCACTGCTATAAATGCTACTGGTAACGCGCTGAGCAATATCATTCAGGGAAATGCCGCTAATAATATTATTTTGGGAAATGGCGGGAATGACACCTTGATTGGTGGTGCTGGTGACGACTTTCTCGATGGCGGAACTGGTAGCGACACCTACGTCTTCTCTAAGGGAGATGGTGTCGATGTGATTTCCAGTTCTGACTCCTCAGATAAAATTTCGTTTCTTGATGTCGGTGTTAACGAACTGACAAGTCTTGACCAAATTGGTAATGATTTGGTCATAAAGTACGGGGATAGCGACGTTCTCACTATCCAGTCATATTTTTCTTCTCCAGATAATTCAATTATGAGTTTCTGGTTTTCTGATCAGGCTTTGCGTTTTAGTCAGCCACCAACTCTCAGCGATCTGCGAGCTACATTTCTGCTGACAGATGGAGGAACCAACACGGGCCCAATACTGGGAACATCGAATGATGACTATTTGGGTGGGGCTTATTATGCTGCCGAGATAAGAGGCCTTGGAGGTAATGATACGCTTAGCGGTGGATCCTATAATGGAGTAAAGTTCAACGATACTTTAGTTGGTGGAATTGGAAACGATGAGTTATGGGGCGGCGGTGGAGATGATACCTATGTGTTCAATCTCGGAGATGGACAAGACAGCATCAATAATTCAGGGGATGTTGCATCTACGACTCGTGGCATCCTGAAGTTCGGTTCAGGTATTTTATCTTCCCAGATATCGTTGAGTGTCAGCAATTATGATTTAACATTTGCAATAGACGGTACCTCTGACCAAGTCACCATTATGGGGTGGACGGCAGGCAGTTTATTCCAGATCAGAGAAATTCAATTTGATGACGGTACGAACTGGAATGCTGAATACATCAATTCAATGATTCATGCAGGGAATGATACCTTAACATCCAGTTCTTACAGTCCTTCTGATTATATTAATGGTTATGCTGGGGATGATGCTCTTTACGGACAGGGCGGCAACGACACCTTAGAAGGTGGAATAGGTAATGATTATCTGAGCGGCAAAGGTGGTAGCGATACTTATCTGTTCGGCCTTGGAGATGGCCAGGACACTATCAACAATTATGACGATTCAGCAACAGCATCCACGTCAGTTGATACATTGAAGTTTGCTGCAGGTATTTCAACCAGCGATATCAGTTTCAGTATCAATGGCACTGACCTTGTCCTGAGTATAGCCAACACGACCGATCAGATCACGATCCAGAACTGGACTGTGAGCCAGAGTTATCATATTCAGCAGATAGAGTTTGCGAATGGCAGTATTTGGGATGCAGCTGCAATTGAAGATTTCGTGGCTAACATTGGTGATTCCGGAGGAGGCGATGGTGGTACTGGCGGTGGTTCAGGCAGTACCACAGTGGTTAATGGTACTGAAGGCGATGATTATATTTCTGCTTTTACAACCGATGCCCAATTAATCAGTGGCCTTGCAGGTAATGACACAATATTCGGGTCTCTGGGTCAAGATACCTTGGAAGGGAATGCAGGGAATGACTACCTTTCAGGTGGCGGCGCCAGCGATACATACCTATTCAATCTAGGTGACGGTCAGGATACTATCAGTAATTATGATGACTTAGCTACTACATCAATAGACACATTAAAATTCGGCACAGGCATTGCAGCTAGTGATGTAACTGTCGGCGTTAGTGGTGATGATCTTATATTGAGTATAGGAGCTTCAACCGATCAGGTCATATTACAGAGCTGGAATATTGACCAAAAATATCGTCATCAGCAAGTCGTGTTTGCTGATGGGACGACATGGGACAGCACATATCTGAGTAATGAATATCTGATAGCCAAGTTATCTGGTGACGATTACTTATCTCCATATTCAACGGATGATCAGATACTTAAAGGCTTTGCCGGAAATGACACCATTTTCGGATCTTTAGGTAACGATACTCTGGAAGGGGGGATCGGCAACGATTATCTGAATGGGCAAACTGGTAGTGACACATACATATTCAATCTAGGCGATGGCCAGGACATTATTAACAACTATGATGATTCAGCTACTGACTCATTGAAGTTTGGTACAGGTATATCGGAAAGTGATATCACTATTGGTCTTAGCGGCAGTGATTTGATCTTGAGTATAGCTAACACAACTGATCAGATTACAATCCAGAACTGGGGTTATGGACAAGACTATCGTCTTGATCAGGTCGAATTTGCAGATGGAACTTCATGGGACAGTGCATATTTGAATGACCAATACCTAAGAGTCAAATTATCTGGTGATGACTATTTATCTTTAGATACAACGGATGATCAGCTGCTCAAAGGTTTTACTGGAAATGACACCATCTACGGTTCACTAGGCAATGACACCTTGGAAGGTGGAATAGGTAATGATTATCTGGGCGGACAAGGTGGTAGCGATACTTATCTGTTCGGCCTTGGAGATGGCCAGGACACTATCAACAATTATGACGATTCAAGTACCGCAACTACGTCAGTTGATACATTGAAATTTGGTGCAGGCATTTCAACCAGCGATATCAGTTTCACTATCAATGGCAGCGATCTTATTCTAAGTATAGCCAACACGACTGATCAGATCACGATCCAAAACTGGACAGTTAGCCAGAGTTACAAGCTTCAGCAGATTGAGTTTGCAAATGGGAGTATCTGGGACGCGGTAGCTATTGAAGGTCTTGTAGCCGGAGGTGGTGATGGCGGTGGAGGTGACCCTGGAGATGGTGGCAATGGTGGAGACGGGGGCGGAGCAGGTAACGGCAACGTCATTAACGGTACTGAAGACAGTGATTACTTCACAGCCATTGACGACAATCCTGCCTACCTGAAAGGCCTGGGTGGCGACGATACCATCATAGGTTATACCGGTAACGATACTCTTGAAGGCGGAGCAGGCAACGACTTCCTTATGGGTCAAACAGGTAACGATACCTACAAGTTTAATCTGGGGGATGGCCAAGACATCATTGGTGATTACGATGCTACCCCTGGAAATATTGACACCTTGCATTTCGGTGCAGGGATTAATGCCTCAGATATAAGCTTTACATTACAAGGGGTGGATCTGGTTCTGGGAATCAGCGGAACAGATGACCAGGTAAAAATCGCAGACTGGGGTTATGGTCAGGATCACTATATTGAGAATGTCCAGTTTGCTGATGGGACTGTTTGGGATAATGGTTATTTGAATACCCAGTATCTCCAGGCCCTGTTATCTGGTGATGACTATTTGACTGCCCCTGACGACCAAGATGCTTTGGTCAGGGGCTTTGCAGGTAATGATACTCTATGGGGCTTTGCTGGTAACGATACCTTGGAAGGTGGTACGGGCAACGACTATCTGGCTGGACAGGTTGGTAATGATTTGTACCGATTTAATATCGGTGATGGCCAAGACACTATCGGAGAGTATGACTCAACCCCGGGCAATACTGATACCCTAAGTTTTGGGGAAAACATCTCTTCATCCGATATTATCTTTAGCACGCAAGGCAGCGATCTGATTCTTGGAATATCAGGAACCAGTGATCAGGTGACTCTACTCAACTGGAGCTATGGTTCAGATTATCGCATTGAGACTGTACAGTTTAATAACGGTACAGTCTGGGATGCTGATTACTTGAACACTGAGTATCTTAAATCCTCTTTATCTGGCGATGATTACCTCACTCCTCCAGATAATCAGGATGCCCTGCTCAGAGGGTTTGCTGGCAATGATACGATATGGTCCTTTGATGGAAACGATACCTTGGCAGGCGGTACAGGGAATGATTTCCTTGCTGGCCAACTAGGTAATGATACATATATTTTCAACGCTGGTGATGGTCAGGATACGGTATATGACTGGGACCAGAATTCTGATCCTAGTAATGTAGATACGCTGAAATTTGGTGCTGGCATTGGTTATGACCAGCTATGGTTTACCCAGTCAGACAACAATCTTGAGATCAGTGTTATTGGTACTACCGATAAAACGATCATTCAGGATTGGTATAGCGGTTCTTCCTATCATGTAGAAGAGATTGCTACAGCAGATGGTAATCACACCCTGATTGATACGCAGGTACAGAACCTGGTTAATGCGATGGCTGGCTTAACTCCGCCAGCAGCGGGCCAGACCTCATTGCCACCTGCATATCAGGCTCAATTGGCGCCTGTGCTGGCAGCAAACTGGTCGTAA
- a CDS encoding TolC family outer membrane protein, giving the protein MRLALATAMLLTFAISARAEDLLEVYHLAQANDPTFDAARYALQAAYEKVPQARAGLLPVVNINGNDNANHATTEYSAATNSTQVKRSVQSWAWNLQLTQPLFRLQNILAYKQSEYLVAQGQAQYSQAEQDIILRLTQAYFDVLVAKETIEVAESQMSAATEQMGQAQAGFDHGTNAITDVHEAKARIDLARAQKLAAINDLEAKRAELEKIVGQAPEILASLNEAEIIPKPQPEDVNIWIEQARINNPNVVAPQAIVQAAESEINRNRAEYLPTVDIVASYGQNYTSNNLTLPSDYSTQATTGVAGVQVTVPLYAGGSTNSKVTEAIANKSKAQAQLEIAKRQAATDARQAYSGIINGLAQIEALESAVDSSESAVEGNKQGYKFGIHINIDILNAERQLYTAKRDLIKARYDTLIQGLKLKASVGTLTEADVAGINQLLVK; this is encoded by the coding sequence GTGCGACTCGCATTGGCAACAGCGATGTTGCTCACGTTTGCTATTAGCGCCCGGGCTGAAGATTTACTGGAAGTCTATCATCTGGCACAAGCCAACGATCCGACCTTTGATGCTGCCAGATATGCCCTGCAAGCCGCTTATGAAAAAGTCCCGCAAGCACGTGCAGGCCTGCTACCAGTTGTGAACATCAATGGCAACGACAACGCTAATCATGCAACTACTGAATACAGTGCAGCGACCAACAGCACTCAAGTAAAACGTTCTGTACAGTCCTGGGCGTGGAATCTACAGCTGACCCAACCTTTATTCAGGTTACAGAACATTCTTGCATACAAGCAATCAGAATACCTGGTGGCGCAGGGGCAGGCTCAATATAGCCAAGCAGAGCAGGATATTATTCTCAGACTCACTCAAGCTTATTTCGATGTATTGGTAGCCAAGGAAACCATTGAGGTGGCTGAATCGCAGATGAGTGCTGCAACTGAGCAAATGGGACAAGCTCAGGCTGGATTTGACCATGGGACGAATGCCATCACAGATGTGCATGAAGCCAAGGCCCGAATCGACCTAGCACGGGCGCAGAAACTGGCCGCTATCAATGACCTCGAAGCCAAGCGCGCTGAACTTGAAAAGATCGTGGGACAAGCACCCGAGATACTGGCATCGCTCAATGAAGCCGAGATCATCCCCAAGCCGCAACCAGAAGACGTCAATATCTGGATTGAGCAGGCTAGAATCAATAATCCGAATGTAGTGGCACCGCAAGCCATCGTGCAGGCAGCTGAATCCGAGATTAACAGGAATCGGGCTGAATATCTGCCTACCGTGGACATTGTTGCTTCGTATGGCCAGAACTACACCTCTAACAACCTGACACTTCCCAGTGACTATTCAACGCAGGCAACGACTGGTGTTGCTGGAGTTCAAGTCACTGTACCCCTATACGCGGGTGGTTCTACTAACTCCAAAGTCACGGAAGCCATCGCTAACAAGAGCAAAGCCCAGGCTCAACTGGAAATTGCCAAGCGTCAGGCTGCAACCGATGCCAGACAGGCTTATTCGGGCATCATTAACGGACTGGCGCAGATAGAAGCACTTGAATCTGCAGTGGATTCCAGCGAGAGTGCTGTGGAAGGCAATAAGCAGGGGTACAAATTCGGTATTCACATCAATATCGACATCCTGAATGCTGAGCGCCAGCTGTATACCGCTAAGCGTGACCTCATCAAAGCCAGATATGACACCCTGATTCAGGGATTGAAGCTTAAGGCCTCTGTTGGAACACTAACCGAGGCTGATGTTGCTGGCATCAATCAATTGTTAGTTAAATAA
- a CDS encoding TolC family outer membrane protein, with protein sequence MSIVIVAMISPTLQAADLLEVYHSAQANDPTFDSARYALQAAEQKIPQARAGLLPVINLNGNDNANHASTEYSAATSTTQVKRSTQSWAWNLQLTQPLFRLQNYVAYQQSEYLVAQAHALYTQAEQDLILRLTQAYFDVLVANETIAVAESQMNAATEQMGQAQAGFEHGTNAITDVHEAKARIDLARAQKLAALNDLEAKRAELEKIVGEAPEALASLKETEIIPKPQPEDVGAWIEQARINNPAVLAPEAVVKAAESEVNRNRAEYLPTVDIVASYGQNYTSNNLTLPSDYSTNATTSSAGVQVTVPLFAGGATNSKVIEAIANKNKAQAQLETAKRQAATDARQAYSGIINGLAQIEALESAVDSSAIAVEGNKQGYKYGIHINIDILNAQRQLYSAKRDLIKARYDTLIQGLKLKAAVGTLSEADLISINQLLIK encoded by the coding sequence TTGTCTATTGTTATCGTGGCAATGATTAGTCCAACGCTACAGGCCGCCGATCTTCTGGAGGTCTATCACTCAGCCCAAGCCAATGACCCCACCTTTGACTCAGCACGCTATGCTTTACAGGCTGCCGAACAAAAGATACCCCAAGCCAGGGCAGGCTTGTTACCAGTGATTAACCTCAACGGTAACGACAATGCCAATCATGCATCTACCGAATACAGTGCTGCTACAAGCACCACTCAGGTCAAACGTTCCACACAGTCTTGGGCTTGGAATCTACAACTTACGCAACCACTATTCCGCTTGCAAAACTATGTAGCCTACCAGCAATCTGAATATCTCGTGGCTCAGGCACATGCTCTTTATACCCAAGCAGAACAAGACCTCATATTAAGGCTGACTCAAGCCTATTTTGATGTACTGGTCGCTAATGAAACAATAGCAGTCGCTGAATCACAAATGAATGCGGCTACGGAACAAATGGGGCAGGCCCAGGCAGGTTTTGAGCATGGTACTAATGCCATCACCGATGTGCATGAAGCGAAAGCCCGTATTGATCTGGCGCGTGCGCAAAAACTTGCCGCCCTCAATGATTTAGAAGCCAAACGGGCCGAACTGGAGAAGATTGTAGGCGAAGCTCCCGAGGCTTTAGCCTCACTCAAAGAAACCGAGATTATCCCCAAACCACAGCCAGAAGATGTTGGTGCTTGGATAGAGCAGGCCCGAATTAATAACCCAGCCGTGCTTGCACCAGAAGCTGTTGTTAAAGCAGCAGAGTCAGAAGTGAATCGCAACCGTGCCGAGTATTTGCCCACCGTAGATATCGTTGCATCTTATGGTCAGAACTACACCTCTAACAACCTCACACTCCCCAGCGATTACTCCACCAATGCCACTACCAGCAGTGCAGGGGTGCAAGTGACTGTCCCTTTATTTGCTGGCGGCGCGACCAATTCAAAAGTCATAGAAGCTATCGCCAACAAAAACAAAGCCCAAGCTCAATTGGAGACAGCCAAACGCCAAGCCGCCACCGATGCACGCCAAGCTTATTCAGGGATCATCAATGGATTAGCCCAGATAGAAGCATTGGAATCCGCTGTAGATTCAAGTGCTATTGCAGTTGAGGGTAACAAGCAAGGTTATAAATATGGCATCCATATCAACATTGATATCCTAAATGCTCAACGTCAACTGTACAGTGCAAAGCGCGACCTCATCAAAGCCAGATACGACACCTTAATCCAGGGCTTAAAACTCAAAGCTGCTGTCGGTACTCTTAGTGAAGCTGACCTCATCAGCATCAATCAACTACTCATAAAATAG
- a CDS encoding AbrB/MazE/SpoVT family DNA-binding domain-containing protein, with amino-acid sequence MKLKLKKWGNSAAVRLPKKFLEELNLKIGDSIDLKINDASVPHPESKPKYKLAYLLSESADGLPVIEEWETMPPVGKEII; translated from the coding sequence ATGAAACTGAAGTTAAAAAAATGGGGTAACTCAGCAGCCGTTCGATTGCCGAAAAAATTTCTTGAAGAGCTGAATTTAAAGATTGGTGACTCAATAGACCTGAAGATAAATGATGCATCTGTTCCTCATCCAGAATCAAAGCCGAAGTATAAACTGGCATATCTACTATCTGAATCCGCCGATGGCTTGCCCGTCATTGAGGAGTGGGAAACCATGCCACCAGTTGGTAAGGAAATCATTTAA